Proteins from a single region of Macrobrachium nipponense isolate FS-2020 chromosome 11, ASM1510439v2, whole genome shotgun sequence:
- the LOC135196185 gene encoding ATP-dependent RNA helicase glh-2-like: MFSKVLFTALIGISLAQQQSYSAPTNEFNGNGGTGNGNGNGNGYSYPSANGFTNGVGGVGTGFNGGNGIGAVSSNGFGSVSSSGNGFGSANSFNGNGFGSANGFNGNGNRFPGSGNAFGNGGFNGNGAVDPISALAEAIGGGGIPGQDYPILASVPDTGFTCDGLVPGYYADTSAESRCQAFHICQFDGRLDSFLCPNGTIFNQQYFVCDWWYNFDCSTAQQFFGLNSEIGRVTGNGNGNGNGVGFGNGNRNGNGANGNGFGNGNGNNANGNRNGANGNGFGNGNRNGNGANGNGFGNRNGNGANRNGNGANGNGSNGNGSNNGYDYSGPAPAAPNGLYGAPSK; this comes from the exons ATGTTCAGCAAAGTTTTATTTACTG cctTGATTGGCATCAGCTTAGCTCAGCAGCAGAGTTATTCTGCGCCGACGAACGAATTTAACGGTAACGGAGGAACCGGTAACGGCAACGGAAATGGCAACGGATACTCGTATCCCAGTGCCAACGGCTTCACCAACGGCGTCGGAGGAGTTGGAACCGGCTTTAACGGTGGGAACGGAATTGGAGCCGTCAGCAGCAACGGTTTCGGTTCCGTCAGCAGCAGTGGCAACGGCTTCGGCAGCGCCAACAGCTTCAACGGCAACGGCTTCGGCAGCGCCAACGGTTTCAACGGCAACGGCAACCGCTTCCCCGGCAGCGGAAACGCCTTCGGAAACGGCGGCTTCAACGGCAACGGAGCCGTTGATCCCATCAGCGCCTTAGCCGAGGCCATCGGAGGGGGCGGAATCCCCGGACAGGACTATCCCATCTTGGCCTCCGTTCCAGACACCGGGTTCACCTGCGACGGCCTCGTTCCCGGATACTACGCCGATACGAGCGCCGAGTCCAGATGTCAG GCTTTCCACATCTGCCAATTTGACGGGAGACTGGACTCCTTCCTGTGTCCCAACGGCACAATCTTCAACCAGCAGTACTTCGTGTGCGACTGGTGGTACAACTTCGACTGCTCTACTGCCCAACAGTTCTTCGGACTGAACTCCGAGATCGGCCGCGTTACCGGAAACGGCAATGGTAACGGTAACGGCGTAGGCTTCGGCAACGGTAACAGAAACGGCAACGGCGCCAACGGAAACGGCTTCGGCAACGGAAACGGCAATAACGCCAACGGTAACAGAAATGGCGCCAACGGAAACGGATTCGGCAACGGTAACAGAAATGGCAATGGTGCCAACGGAAACGGCTTCGGTAACAGAAACGGCAATGGCGCCAACAGAAACGGCAACGGCGCCAACGGAAACGGTTCCAATGGCAACGGTTCCAATAACGGATATGACTACTCAGGACCGGCCCCCGCTGCTCCTAATGGATTGTACGGCGCACCTTCGAAATAA